In the genome of Chryseobacterium arthrosphaerae, one region contains:
- a CDS encoding branched-chain amino acid aminotransferase yields the protein MIIQKTENSRISTFDPNNFSFGGTFIDHMIICEYENGKWGDVKLVPYGPIPFTPAMMGVNYGQACFEGMKAYKDKDGQVFLFRPEKNFERINKSAKRLAMPEVTEEMFLDGLKALVDIDREWIPQGEGMSLYIRPLIFATEEALKARVANKYMFAIVATPAKSYYSEPVSVKISDHYSRAANGGVGSAKAAGNYAASFYPTQLAIEEGYEQIIWTDDATHEYFEESGTMNVFVRINDTIYTPPTSEKILDGVTRDSFIQLAKKRGIEVKVEPIAVKTVIEALKAGSLKEVWGVGTAVVTTQFQALGYQGEKLELPRLSDEESYAAILKKDLVDLQNNLSEDPFGWRVVVDHVLETV from the coding sequence ATGATAATTCAAAAAACTGAAAACTCCAGAATTTCTACATTCGACCCGAACAATTTTTCATTTGGTGGTACTTTCATTGATCATATGATCATATGCGAGTACGAAAACGGAAAATGGGGTGATGTAAAATTAGTTCCTTACGGTCCGATACCGTTTACACCTGCAATGATGGGAGTAAACTATGGACAAGCTTGTTTTGAAGGTATGAAAGCCTACAAAGACAAAGACGGGCAGGTTTTCCTTTTCAGGCCTGAAAAGAATTTTGAACGTATCAACAAGTCAGCGAAGCGTCTTGCCATGCCTGAGGTGACTGAGGAAATGTTTTTAGACGGATTAAAAGCATTGGTAGATATCGATAGAGAATGGATTCCGCAAGGAGAGGGAATGTCATTATATATCAGACCATTGATTTTTGCTACGGAAGAAGCTTTGAAAGCGAGAGTAGCTAATAAATATATGTTTGCTATCGTTGCAACACCGGCGAAAAGCTACTATTCAGAGCCGGTTTCTGTAAAAATTTCTGACCACTATTCAAGAGCTGCCAACGGAGGGGTAGGTTCTGCTAAGGCGGCCGGAAACTATGCTGCTTCATTCTATCCTACACAATTGGCCATCGAAGAAGGATATGAGCAGATTATCTGGACAGATGATGCTACCCACGAATATTTTGAAGAAAGTGGTACCATGAACGTGTTTGTAAGAATCAACGATACAATCTATACGCCGCCAACTTCTGAGAAAATCCTTGACGGAGTAACAAGAGACAGCTTCATTCAACTGGCTAAGAAAAGAGGAATTGAAGTGAAAGTAGAGCCTATCGCAGTGAAAACAGTGATTGAAGCTTTAAAAGCAGGTTCTCTTAAGGAAGTATGGGGAGTAGGAACTGCTGTGGTAACCACTCAATTCCAGGCTTTAGGATATCAGGGCGAGAAATTGGAGCTTCCAAGATTATCTGATGAAGAAAGCTATGCTGCGATCCTTAAAAAAGACCTTGTAGATCTGCAAAACAACCTTTCTGAAGATCCTTTCGGATGGAGAGTGGTGGTAGATCATGTACTTGAAACAGTTTAA
- a CDS encoding FKBP-type peptidyl-prolyl cis-trans isomerase translates to MKKILFISAISLLSCNRNTQKAHPPVGGVLSQKDLDVSKNRMKNLNSLERSQIQDWINGQSVKYYPTQLNYWVTEEGYDKRERRPDDSRISYSYELYDFDQTKIYDQAFERRDARFGHFDELKAVENALRFIHDGEEVTLLVPSSLAYGTFGDEKKIDNDIPLIIKLKAL, encoded by the coding sequence ATGAAAAAAATACTCTTCATTTCAGCCATAAGCCTGTTGAGCTGTAACAGAAATACTCAGAAGGCACATCCTCCTGTAGGCGGTGTTCTGAGCCAGAAAGACCTGGATGTTTCTAAAAACAGGATGAAAAATCTGAACAGTCTGGAAAGAAGCCAGATTCAGGATTGGATCAATGGCCAGTCTGTGAAGTATTATCCTACGCAGCTGAATTACTGGGTGACGGAAGAAGGTTATGATAAAAGAGAAAGAAGGCCGGATGACAGCCGGATTTCCTATTCTTATGAGCTGTACGATTTTGATCAGACTAAGATCTACGATCAGGCTTTTGAAAGAAGAGATGCCAGGTTTGGTCATTTTGATGAACTGAAAGCGGTGGAGAATGCTTTGCGTTTTATACATGATGGAGAGGAAGTAACGCTTTTGGTACCGTCTTCTTTGGCTTATGGAACTTTCGGAGACGAAAAGAAAATAGATAACGATATCCCATTAATCATAAAATTAAAAGCTTTATAA
- a CDS encoding peptidylprolyl isomerase: MNVDKETYEGLNDGLYANLQTTKGNMIVKFEDKKAPVTVANFIGLAEGKIDNKAKAKGVPYYDGTIFHRVIKDFMIQGGDPQGTGMGDPGYKFEDERNDLKHTGKGILSMANSGPNTNGSQFFITEVATPWLDGRHTIFGKVVKGNDVIDAIANVEKGAQDKPKTDIVLEKVSVFSKGDEYKNYDAAKTFNEGKAKIAENNKAFIAKEEAEKKKKEEEFKANQEKLVESLKAGMQKTESGLYYKITKTADGKAPKAGDNVSVHYAGKLVDGTEFDSSFKRNEPIEIPIGMGRVIKGWDEGILLLKEGETATLLIPPAMAYGERGAGGVIPPNSWLVFDVELVKVK; encoded by the coding sequence ATGAACGTAGACAAAGAAACTTACGAAGGTCTTAATGACGGACTTTATGCCAATCTTCAAACCACAAAAGGTAACATGATTGTGAAGTTTGAGGACAAGAAAGCACCAGTAACTGTAGCCAACTTTATCGGTCTTGCAGAAGGGAAAATCGATAACAAAGCTAAGGCTAAAGGAGTTCCTTACTATGACGGAACTATTTTCCACAGAGTGATCAAAGATTTCATGATCCAGGGAGGTGATCCTCAGGGAACCGGAATGGGAGATCCCGGATATAAATTTGAAGATGAAAGAAACGACCTTAAACACACTGGGAAAGGTATTCTTTCTATGGCAAACTCAGGACCTAATACAAACGGGTCTCAGTTCTTCATTACTGAAGTAGCTACCCCTTGGTTAGACGGAAGACACACGATCTTCGGAAAAGTGGTAAAAGGTAACGATGTGATTGATGCTATTGCTAATGTTGAAAAAGGAGCTCAGGATAAGCCTAAGACAGATATTGTTTTAGAAAAAGTTTCTGTTTTCAGTAAAGGTGACGAGTACAAAAATTACGATGCTGCTAAAACTTTCAACGAAGGAAAAGCTAAAATCGCAGAAAACAATAAAGCTTTCATCGCTAAAGAAGAAGCTGAAAAGAAGAAAAAAGAAGAAGAGTTCAAAGCAAACCAGGAAAAATTAGTTGAAAGCTTAAAAGCCGGTATGCAGAAAACAGAATCAGGTCTTTACTATAAAATCACAAAAACAGCTGACGGTAAAGCTCCAAAAGCTGGTGACAATGTATCTGTACATTATGCGGGTAAATTGGTAGACGGAACTGAATTCGATTCTTCATTCAAGAGAAATGAGCCGATCGAAATTCCAATCGGAATGGGAAGAGTGATCAAAGGATGGGATGAAGGGATCCTGTTATTGAAAGAAGGAGAAACTGCTACATTACTGATCCCGCCGGCAATGGCTTACGGAGAAAGAGGGGCAGGAGGAGTGATCCCGCCAAACTCATGGTTGGTTTTCGATGTTGAGCTTGTAAAAGTAAAATAA